The following proteins are encoded in a genomic region of Sesamum indicum cultivar Zhongzhi No. 13 linkage group LG8, S_indicum_v1.0, whole genome shotgun sequence:
- the LOC105167761 gene encoding U-box domain-containing protein 21, which produces MTFLWRRRGGRGGGAARKKGAPEGIKPGMELTVPTHFRCPISLDLMKDPVSLSTGITYDRESIEKWMDMGNFTCPVTNQVLRNFDQIPNHALRKMIQDWCVEHKSYGVERIPTPRVPITPYEVSEVCARMSAAAKDGDEKKCQELVVKIMTSAKESERNKRCIIGNGIGSALADMFEMFSHFSVEKHVNLLKETLSALTWSFPLGEEGVSKLKSAISLRCMTSFLKDEDLSSRQNVIFVLKELILEDQGCVDGLVEIDGIEETLLRIVKVPICPKATQACLVVIHNMMLLQEKSPMITLRFVQLGLIPLILDILVDGNKSMCEKALGVLDIVCNLEEGRDSAYTNALTIPLLVKKILRVSDTATAFSISTLWKLSLGEISENALVEAVELGAFQKLLVVLQVGCGERTLKEKVTELLKMMNLYRDKLDCFDSSLGFKHLKRSY; this is translated from the coding sequence atgACGTTCTTATGGCGGAGACGGGGCGGCCGTGGTGGAGGAGCCGCCCGAAAAAAAGGGGCGCCGGAAGGGATCAAGCCAGGTATGGAACTCACGGTTCCTACTCATTTTAGATGCCCCATTTCCCTCGATTTAATGAAGGACCCTGTGTCGTTGTCCACCGGGATAACGTATGATCGTGAGAGCATCGAGAAGTGGATGGACATGGGGAACTTTACGTGCCCCGTGACCAATCAAgtcttgagaaattttgatcaaatccCAAATCATGCCCTGAGGAAGATGATCCAAGATTGGTGCGTCGAGCATAAGTCCTACGGAGTTGAGAGGATCCCAACCCCTCGAGTTCCTATAACTCCGTATGAGGTTTCTGAGGTTTGTGCAAGAATGTCGGCTGCAGCTAAAGATGGAGACGAGAAAAAGTGCCAAGAATTGGTTGTTAAGATCATGACTTCGGCTAAGGAAAGTGAACGTAATAAGCGTTGCATCATTGGCAACGGTATTGGGTCAGCATTGGCGGATATGTTCGAGATGTTCTCTCATTTTTCAGTAGAAAAACACGTGAATTTGCTCAAGGAGACCTTGTCCGCATTGACATGGAGTTTTCCGCTAGGCGAAGAAGGCGTCTCCAAGTTGAAATCTGCAATTTCCCTGCGTTGCATGACCTCGTTCTTGAAGGACGAAGACCTATCATCAAGGCAAAACGTAATTTTCGTGTTGAAAGAGCTGATTCTTGAGGATCAAGGTTGTGTGGATGGACTAGTGGAGATTGACGGCATTGAAGAGACATTGCTTAGGATTGTGAAAGTACCAATTTGCCCTAAAGCCACACAAGCATGTCTAGTGGTGATTCACAACATGATGTTATTACAAGAGAAGAGTCCCATGATCACGTTGAGGTTTGTCCAACTGGGGTTAATCCCTTTGATTCTTGACATCCTTGTTGATGGTAATAAAAGCATGTGTGAGAAGGCCTTAGGAGTGTTGGATATTGTTTGCAACTTGGAAGAAGGAAGGGATAGCGCGTACACCAACGCGTTAACCATCCCATTACTCGTAAAGAAGATTCTGCGTGTGTCAGATACGGCGACAGCATTCTCTATCTCAACCCTTTGGAAGCTAAGCTTAGGAGAAATTAGTGAAAATGCATTGGTGGAGGCTGTGGAGCTTGGGGCTTTCCAGAAGCTACTGGTGGTGCTACAAGTTGGCTGTGGTGAAAGAACATTAAAGGAGAAGGTGACTGAATtgttaaaaatgatgaatttgtaTAGAGACAAGCTGGATTGCTTTGATTCATCTCTGGGTTTCAAGCATCTCAAAAGATCTTATTGA